A stretch of Mesoplodon densirostris isolate mMesDen1 chromosome 7, mMesDen1 primary haplotype, whole genome shotgun sequence DNA encodes these proteins:
- the TRIM29 gene encoding tripartite motif-containing protein 29: MEAADASRSNGASLEARGGRSPLGLKGSLENGAKAEGKEARIGNGHGREAAEGKSLGGSLKPGEGKGSLLLGNKGRRPIIQFVESVDDKGSNYFSMDSGEGKMSPYARLQLGAPKKPPITFAEKGEQRRSIFSEPCKPTMPIMEPGDLQRNSCPRAASSNLLRSKSGSEEVLCDSCIGNKQKAVKSCLVCQASFCELHLKPHLEGAAFRDHQLLEPIWDFEARKCPLHGKTMELFCQTDQTCICYLCMFQEHKNHSTVTVEEAKAERETELSLQKEQLQLKIIEIEDEAEKWQKEKDHIKSFTTSEKATLEQNFRDLMRDLEKQKEEVRAALEQREQDAEDQMEVIVDALHERAKVLQDDKQTREQLHSISDSVLFLQEYGALMSSYSLPPPLPTYHVLLEGEGLGQSLGNFKDDLLNVCMRHVEKMCKGDLSRNFIERNHMENGNDHRYVNNYSNSYTSEWNAPDTVKKYSMYLTSKGGARTSYQPVSPNRLSKEKTFNNLYGPKGNYTSRVWEYSSPVQSSDDLPAVQGSSSFSLKGYPSLLRNQSPKAQPQTWKSSKQNYLSNYRPFCVNKGNGIRSGEAP; the protein is encoded by the exons ATGGAAGCTGCAGATGCCTCCAGGAGCAATGGGGCCAGCCTGGAAGCCAGGGGTGGCCGCAGCCCACTGGGCCTCAAAGGCAGCCTGGAGAATGGGGCCAAGGCCGAAGGTAAAGAGGCCAGGATCGGCAACGGGCACGGTAGGGAAGCGGCCGAGGGCAAGAGCCTGGGTGGCTCCCTGAAGCCAGGCGAGGGAAAGGGCTCCCTCCTCTTGGGCAACAAGGGGCGGCGGCCCATCATCCAATTTGTTGAGTCTGTGGATGACAAGGGCTCCAACTACTTCAGCATGGACTCTGGAGAAGGCAAGATGTCCCCCTATGCCAGGCTCCAGCTGGGGGCCCCCAAGAAGCCACCCATCACCTTTGCTGAGAAGGGGGAGCAGCGCAGGTCCATCTTCTCAGAGCCCTGCAAGCCCACGATGCCCATCATGGAGCCTGGGGACCTCCAGCGGAACAGCTGCCCCCGGGCCGCCTCGAGCAACCTCCTGCGCTCCAAGTCGGGCTCCGAGGAGGTCCTGTGCGACTCGTGCATCGGCAACAAGCAGAAGGCCGTCAAGTCCTGCCTGGTGTGCCAGGCCTCCTTCTGCGAGCTGCACCTCAAGCCCCACCTGGAGGGCGCCGCCTTCCGTGACCACCAGCTGCTCGAGCCCATCTGGGACTTCGAGGCCCGCAAGTGCCCCCTGCATGGCAAGACCATGGAACTCTTCTGCCAGACGGACCAGACCTGCATCTGCTACCTCTGCATGTTCCAGGAGCACAAGAACCACAGCACTGTGaccgtggaagaggccaaagccGAGAGGGAG ACAGAGCTGTCACTGCAAAAGGAGCAGCTGCAGCTCAAGATCATCGAGATCGAAGATGAAGCTGAGAAGTGGCAGAAGGAGAAGGACCACATCAAG AGCTTCACCACCAGTGAGAAGGCCACCCTGGAGCAGAACTTCCGAGACCTGATGCGGGACCTGGAGAAGCAAAAGGAGGAAGTGAGGGCTGCACTGGAGCAACGGGAGCAGGATGCTGAAGACCAAATGGAGGTGATCGTTGATGCTCTTCATGAGAGGGCCAAGGTGCTGCAGGACGACAAGCAGACCAGGGAGCAGCTCCACAGCATCAGCGACTCAGTGCTGTTTCTGCAG GAATATGGCGCCTTGATGAGCAGTtactccctccccccgcccctgcccaccTATCATGTTCTATTGGAGGGGGAGGGCCTGGGGCAGTCGCTGGGCAACTTCAAGGACGACCTGCTGAATGTGTGCATGCGCCATGTTGAGAAGATGTGCAAGGGGGACCTGAGCCGTAACTTCATCGAGAGGAACCACATGGAGAACG GGAATGACCATCGCTACGTGAACAACTACAGTAACAGCTACACCAGCGAGTGGAATGCTCCAGACACCGTGAAGAAGTACTCCATGTACCTCACATCCAAGG GTGGGGCCAGGACGTCGTACCAGCCGGTGTCCCCCAACCGCCTCTCCAAGGAGAAGACCTTCAACAATCTGTATGGCCCCAAAG GTAACTACACCTCCCGGGTCTGGGAATACTCCTCCCCCGTCCAGAGCTCCGATGACCTGCCTGCCGTGCAAGGCAGCTCTTCCTTCTCCCTGAAAG